In the Vibrio hippocampi genome, CTTAGTGAGTATTGGGCAGAAACAGACGACACAAAACAATGTTGAGTTTTTTATTGATAGGCAAGTTGAGTCTCTCGAAACACTGGTCAACAATGACATCAGTTTTATTGGCGCAGGTGCCAGTTTTTTTCAAGCGACCAACCCTCCCGCATGGGTTCATTTTTCCACATTCGCACAACCACTGATAGCTAACTCTAAAAGCCTTGTCGCCATGCAGTGGATGAAGACGGTGTATCCGGAGCAAATAACGGATTATGTCGCAAAAATGCGTACGCGATTTCCCGGTTATAGCATAAAAACGATGCCTGAATTCGGAGTGATCAAACAAGGCTATGTCGGTGATGGTAATAAAGCGATTTATCTGATTAGTGATACCTTTCCTATCAATAAAGCCAACGTTGAAACTCTTGGGTTCTATCCTTCTAACCCCAAAATCACTCAATTGATTGATGCTGCAAAAAGCACCGGACTTCCCGCTATCTCTGGGCGCACGGTCTTGTTGCAGGATCGAGCGGTAGAAGGGCAGCCCCAACGTGGGTTTTTAGCATTTTATCCTGTGTTCAAATCGGGCAGTCAAACTTTGCAAGGTGTCGTTGTTGGTGCGATACGCTCCACGGTGTACTTCGACAATATGGTTACTCATACCTCTTGGGGGCAAGATATCGGAGTCCGTGTCTTGGATATCGCGCTATCCGACCCTTCAAACACTATTCTCTATCAAAATTCTCACTGGGACAGTAATCAAGGTCAAGTCACCGAAGTGACGATGAAGTTTTATAACCATGATTGGACTCTACAATTCAAGCAAGACCATAGAATGTCTGACAGCGATATATTTCTGCTCGCTTGTATCGCCTTTAGCGGTGTCGTAATTTCATTGTTGCTTGCTTATGTTGTACAACTGATGTTGCGGGAGCAGTACAGACTGGCGATGTTGGTCAGTCGCCGTACTCGCGACTTACAATATCTCGTCGATCGCGACCCATTGACCGAAGTCTATAATCGCCGAGCCTTTAACCGACTGGCGGAATATCAAATTGAGCGCCATCAGTGCTTCTCATTAGTTATTGTTGATATTGATAATTTCAAAACGATCAACGACCAATATGGGCATGTCACCGGAGACGCTATTCTGCGTAAAGTAGCCTGCTTTATGCGAGGTTACGTATCAGATAAAGATACAGTGTTTAGACTGGGTGGCGATGAGTTCGCAATTATCTCAGAAAGGCATGACTATCTCACGTTAGGCCATTATCTTTCCAATTTATGCCGCCAAATCGAACATTTAGAATGGCCCGATATTGATCATGATTTCTCATGCACCTTGAGTATTGGTGCAGCAATTTACCGGGGCGAGCAATTAGAACAGTTGTTAAACCGCGCCGATGAACAGCTCTACTTTAGTAAGGAGCAAGGACGAAATAGAGCCAGTGTTGTGTGATAAAGCAACACTTAGCCAGTAACGGGTCGAGCTTTTAATTGCTATCCGCTACAATTGGCGAGTTACTAAATAAAGACAGTTAGGGCTATGAATTATAATCGCGTTGTTTGTTTTGATCTTGAGATGTGTTGTTGGAACAAGGATGGTGTTGGTACAACAGGCGAGATCATTGAGGTCGGTTTAGCTGAGATAGATCTGGTTAAGCAACAGATCGTTAAACGCGCGCAATACTATGTAAAGCCTGAACAAGATGAGATATCCCTGTTTTGCACCGAATTAACAGGGATCACGCCTAAAAAAATCGCCAAGCAAGGGCGTCCGTTGCAATCCGTTATCCAGTCGATGATCAAAAACTTTGGCGGCCCTAATAAAATCTATACCGCTTGGGGACGAGATGACCTTATTCTGTTTGAAGAGTGTGCCGCCAAGCAGATCGATGCACCATTCAAAGAGTTTATTAATCTTGCTACCGTCTATCGTATGCAGAAACGATTGAAAGATAAGCGTATTGGGCACCGAGCAGCACAAGAAGCGCAGGGTATTGAATGGGAAGGGCGACAGCACTCTGGCTATGTCGATGCCTATAATCTGGCCAAGCTTGCTTTGACCTTACTGTGATACAACGAATTAATGACACGTAAAAGAGCGATGTTCGACCATCGCTCTTTCTTATGGTTTAGCTTGCGACGATTCTAATTTCGCACGAATGAACTCACTATGGTCAACATAGAGTAATTCCGCCGCTTTGCGAATAACGGCGTCTTCGAGCGGGTCAATCACACCATCGGCATGAGCCACATCCCACATCGCTTTGATCAAGTGATAACGTTTCTCTTGGGGTAATTCACGTAGTTGCGAAGTAAAGTCATACAGTGAAACCGATTGTTCTACAAAGGCGTTGGCGCGAGTTATCAATTCCTCGGCTTGCGGTGCCTCCAGTGTCAACAAGCGACATAGCAGCGCCACTTTAGCTTGCTCTTCATCTGCTTCAACCGTGTGGTCAGCCTTCGAAACTTCGATTAGCAGAGCAGCGATCGCGAGTTCTGGAGTGGGGCGGTGGGTGTGGGTGGCGAGATCGTCTCCTTCAATAAGTTGTTTAAATATTGAAGTAATAGCATTAAACATAAACATTCTCTTTATCATGATGAAACTGACACTCTGACTTTCTGGGATGAGAAAGAAAACAGTGTGACATTAATAAATAGTCGCTAATGGATAGGAATACAAGTCTATTGGAATCGGAGTTGTAAAGGGGAAGTCGTTGGCAGTTATTTAGTGAGCTTCTGTGTCCATATTCTCAAGCAACTCAACAAATTCTGAGCTTGAGGCTTCATGACCAATCAAAAAGAAACCGAGCAAGGCATCCGCAACTTGCTGTTTGTCGTCACTTTGACTAACAATTTGTTCAAGACGTAAACGCAACAGTTCTATCTCATGATCGACAAAACCACGACCTTCTTCAGTTTGTTCGCCTTCATCTGGAGCGTTATCAAACTGCATAAAGAGTAAATCGTGATCACGATGAATATCGACCAGACGTTCTGGTAAAAAGTCTTCCCCGGTAACCACTTGAATATTCTGGTCTTTTGGGAGTTGGTTAAGGATGTCGAGCAGTTTTACTAGGTTCACGATACTTCAAATAGGAACGGGCTAGGTCACTCAATAATATCAATTAATTTGATTAAAAAGCCAATTAATGACGTTATAGTGACAGTTTTATGTCGAGGCGCACATAATATAACAGGTCTACCTACAATAGATAGCGCTCGTTGACGTTTATTTCACTCAATTAAATGTATAATTTTAATTTGTAACTTTTAGTTTTTCGGAGATTCTAAAATCATGATTTTTCGCCATGTCCCTTTCACTTTAGCACTGGTTTTCGGCGCGACGCCGACGATGATTTTGGCGACAGAGTTAAGTGAGCAGGAGTGGGGCATCGCTGCGCTTTGGCGCACGTCATCGATATCTTTTGACACTCAAGGCGCGGATACATCGGTATCGACTTTTATTCCAACCCTGTATTTTCAAAACGATTATGTGTTTATTGATGGACTCACTGCAGGCGCGCATTTATACAACAGCGATGATGACATTTGGCAATTGAATGCTATTGGTCGACTTCGATTTGTTGATATCCCCAAAGACGAGCAAAACCAGAATGGTGGAGATAGCGCTGATTTCGGGTTACAACTTCAATATCAAATGGATCAGAACTGGGTAGCTCAAGCCGAACTGCTTTCAGATAAGGGTCATCGCTACCACGGTAATTTGAGATTATTGGGTGAATATGAACTGGGTGCGTTGGAGCTGAAACCTAACGTCACCTTGCGTTACAAAGATGCGGATTTCAACTCGCAGTATTACGGTCAATACAATGGTGTCAGCGAAAGTATTGGGGCGGGCTTAGATTATAGCGTCGGTGTTGAAGCGAAGTATCATGTTTACTCCAACCTGTATCTACTCGGTGAAACCAACCTACGCATGTTAGACAATAATGCCTATCACGCCTCGGTCATTGATCAACGCTTCGAGGGGGAGGTGTTTGTTGGCTTTGGTTTCTTTAATGATAAAACCAAAACCAAGTCGCGCTCACAGGGGATAAGTAGCAAAGGTCCAAAACCGTATGTAAGAGTGGCACATGGTTGGGCGACACCGTCTAACATGAACGAAATTTTCTCGTTTAATCGCGAGAAAGATCCCTACAACAACCAACTTACCTCGGTATTTTATGGTCATCCACTCACGGATGAGTTGTTTGGTCTGCCTTTAGACATTTATCTTAGCCCGGGTATTGCTCATCACTGGGACTCCGAAGTGCAAAGTGCAAGCACCGAGTTTGTAACTCTGCTTAAAGCTTACTACACCTTTACTTGGCCGGTAGATTTCCGCTTAGGTGTAGGAAACGGTGTTTCTTATATTGATAGCGTGACGTATATCGAACAGACCGAGATGGATGAAAAAGAGAAACGCTCCAATAAGTTTATGAACTATATCGATATTTCTTTAGATGTGAGTTTGGCTTCGTTGACCAAAAGTAACCGCTTGGAAAACTGGTGGCTAGGTTATTCACTTCACCACCGTAGCTCGATATTTGAAACCGCCTCGCAATACGGGCGTATCAAGGGCGGAAGCAACTACAATACGGTGTATCTGCAATACCACTTCTAATGGGTTAACGAGCAGATAGCAAAGCCGGATAAACATCAAAGCCGGGCAAGCTCTTCAGAGCAAACAACTAATCGCAAACATTGTTTAGTCGTAGACACTGTTTAATCGTAAACATTGTTGACTCAATGATTTGCTGTTAGTTGTTGTTAACCTCCATTTATAAGCTGTGCTACAATCCGAGCAGTTTTTAAATAGAAAAGTAAACTAGGGAACGTTTTGACTTCCTCGCAACACAAAGACAGTTCAGTCTCCGCGAAAACCAATAGCGCACAGTCATTAAGAAAAGCACTGAATGACTGTATGATAAAAGACCGTTTTCGTCTCTCAAAGCGTATTTCAGGCGCGAACAAAATTAATAACCCACAAGCTCGCTCTGCGGTTTTTGACGAGATCGCTGCGGATATCGCTCAATCAATGATGGTCGCGCAACAGCGTGAAAATCATAAACCAAAAATCAGTTATCCAGAGCTACTGCCGGTTAGTCAGAAGAAACAAGATATCGCCGATGCGATTGCCAATCACCAAGTGGTGATTGTGGCGGGTGAAACGGGCTCGGGTAAGACCACTCAGCTACCTAAAATCTGTGCTGAGTTGGGGCGTGGTAAGTTTGGTCTTATTGGTCATACGCAGCCAAGACGTCTCGCCGCACGCTCGGTCGCTAACCGAATCGCGGAAGAGATGGAATCTAATCTCGGTGATTTTGTCGGTTATAAGGTTCGATTCAACGATCAAATCTCAGACCAGACGCAAGTGAAGTTGATGACTGATGGTATCTTGCTGGCAGAGATACAGCATGACCGTTATCTGAATCAATATGACACCATCATTATTGATGAAGCGCACGAACGTAGCCTTAATATTGATTTTATCTTGGGTTACCTGCGCGAGTTGTTGCCCAAGCGTCCCGATCTTAAAGTTATTATTACCTCTGCTACCATTGATCCCGAGCGTTTCTCTAATCACTTCAACAATGCGCCAATTATTGAAGTGTCAGGTCGAACCTACCCAGTAGACACCCGCTATCGACCGCTTAGTGGTGATGACGATACCGACAGAGATCAACTGGAAGGCATCTTCGACGCGGTGGATGAGCTATGTGATGAAGGACTGGGTGATATTCTTATCTTTATGAACGGTGAACGTGAAATCCGTGATACCGCAGATGCACTCAATAAGCGTAATCTGAAAGATACTGAAGTCGTCCCGCTTTATGCGCGTTTGTCCGCGGGTGAGCAGAACAAAATTTTCCAATCTCATCGCGGCAGACGTATTGTGCTTGCCACCAACGTCGCAGAAACGTCATTAACGGTTCCCGGTATTAAATACGTTATCGATCCGGGTACAGCGCGTATCAGTCGCTATAGTTATCGCACCAAAGTACAACGTTTACCGATTGAGCCGATTTCACAAGCGAGCGCCAATCAGCGTAAAGGTCGCTGTGGTCGTGTCGAAGAGGGGATCTGTATTCGCCTCTATTCCGAGGAAGACTTTGAATCCCGTCCCGAGTTTACCGACCCAGAAATTCTTCGTACCAACTTAGCGTCGGTTATTTTACAGATGACGGCGATTGGTTTGGGCGATATTGAGGCCTTCCCATTTGTTGAAGCACCGGACAAGCGCAACATTCAAGACGGTGTTCGCCTGCTGGAAGAGTTGGGCGCAATCAACGATAAAGTCAAAGATCCGCGTAAGCGGTTGACGACGATGGGTCGCCAGTTAGCGAAACTGCCTATCGATCCAAGATTAGCGCGTATGGTGCTTGAAGCGCCGCGCCTTGGCTGTTTAAAAGAAGTCATGGTGATCGCTTCTGCGCTCTCAATCCAAGATCCTAGAGAGCGCCCGAGTGATAAACAGCAATCTTCCGACGACAAGCACAAGCGCTTCTTTGATAAAGAGTCAGACTTCATCACCTTTGTGAACCTGTGGGACTACGTGCAAGGCAAACAAAAAGAGTTGTCGAGTAATCAATTCCGTAAGCAGTGTAAGCAAGATTTCCTCAACTACCTTCGGGTACGTGAATGGCAAGACGTCTATTTTCAGATCCATCAAGCAATGCGTGAAATGGACGGCAAGCTCAACCAAGAAGCGGCGGATTATCAGTCGATTCATACCGCGCTGTTGGTCGGGTTGTTATCCCATGTTGGTGTGAAAGATCAGGAGAAAAACGATTATCAGGGCGCTCGTAATGCCCGTTTCCATATCTTCCCTGGCTCCGGTCTATTTAAGAAACAGCCCAAATGGATTATCTCCGCCGAGTTGGTCGAGACGTCCAAATTGTGGGGGCGCATTGTGGCGAAGATCCAACCTGAATGGATTGAGCCCGTCGCCAAGCATCTGATTAAACGCAGCTACAGCGAACCACATTGGTCGAAAAAACGTGCCGCGGTCATGGCACATGAAAAAGTCATGCTGTATGGCGTGCCCATTGTACCGAAGCGCTTAGTGAATTATGGACCAATCGACGCGGTGATTAGCCGAGGAATATTTGTCCGCAGTGCCTTGGTTGAAGGGGATTGGGAAACCAAACATGCCTTCTTTAAGCAGAACCGCAAGCTATTGCAGGAAGTGGAAGAGTTAGAACACAAATCTCGCCGTCGCGATATCTTAGTTGACGATGACGAGCTGTTTAACTTCTATGACCAGCGTGTCGGCACAGAAGTCGTTTCAGGTCGTCACTTTGATACGTGGTGGAAGAAAGCCAGCGCTAACGACAGCGAACTACTCAACTTTGAGAAGGAGATGCTGTTTAGAGGTGACGCCAGTCATGTGACGGAGTTGGACTATCCAAACTTCTGGCACCAAGCGGGCTTTAAGCTCAAGCTCAGCTACCAGTTTGAACCCGGTGAAGACAATGATGGGGTTACGGTGCATATTCCGTTGCCAATCCTCAATCAGATCGAGCCACAAGGGTTTGATTGGCAGATCCCGGGATTGCGTGAAGAGTTGATTATCTCCTTAATCAAAGCACTGCCAAAGAGTCTGCGTAAGAATTTTGTTCCTGCACCTAACTATGCTCAAGCATTTCTTGCTCGCGTGACTCCAATGGAGATGCCATTGCTAGACGCACTAGAAAAAGAGTTACGTCGTATGACGGGAACCGAAGTGCTGCGTGAAGATTGGAACCTTGAGCAAATTCCGGATCACTTAAAAATCACTTACCGCGCCGTTGATCACCGCAATCGCAAGCTTAAAGAGCATCGCGATCTTTACGAGCTTAAAGAAAGCTTGAAAGAGAAAGTACAGCAAACGCTGTCAAAAGTAGCGGATGATGACATCGAGCAACAAGGTTTGCACACTTGGAGCTTTGGTTCACTGCCTAAGGTGTACGCGCAAAAACGTGGTGGTTTTGATGTTAAAGCTTATCCAGCTTTAGTCGATAATAAAGACAGTGTTGAAATCAAACTGTTTGAAACCGAAGCGGAACAAGAGTTGGTGATGCGAGAAGGTCAACGTCGTTTGATCTTGTTAAACGTGCCGTCACCGATTAAGTATTTGCACGCGAACTTACCGAACAAGTCAAAGCTCGGACTTTACTTTAACCCTTACGGGCGAGTGATGGATCTGATTGACGACTGTATCGCCTGTGGGGTCGATAAGCTGATCGAACAACAGGGCGGTTTGGTGTGGCAAGATGATAAATTTGAAGCACTGAAAGAGCATGTACGCGCTGAGTTGGGTGACACCGTGGTCGATATTGCCCAGCAAGTCGAAACCATATTGACGACCGCTTTTCAGATCAACAAAAAGCTCAAAGGTCGTGTCGACTTAGCGATGGCGTTTGCTCTGTCTGATATCAAAGCACAAATCGAAGGTTTGATTTTCCGCGGCTTTGCCACGGAATGTGGTTGGCAACGTTTACCCGACATTCTTCGCTACCTTAAAGCGATTGAGCGCCGCATGGAAAAACTGCCGATTGACCCAAATAGAGATCGGGTACATCTATTAAAAGTTGAATCAGTGACACAAAATTACAAAGAGTTACTGAATAAGATACCGAAAGGAATGAAAGTACCCGATAACGTGAAACAGATACGTTGGATGATTGAAGAGTTACGAGTAAGCTACTTTGCTCAACAGCTTGGTACACCTTATCCCGTGTCTGATAAACGTGTTATCAACGCCATAGATGCGTGTTAATCTTAAAAAATTTATGCAAGTTGCCTAATTAACAGGGGCAAGGATGTAAAACACGAGATGTCACCAACGGTGGTGACATCTCACTTTAAAACAAGAGAAGGTTCTCGATGAAAAAAACACTATTAGCGCTTATGCTTGCTGGCGCATCGACTACAGCTTTCGCTGACGCTTGGTTATATGGTGGTGTATCTGCAGGTAGTGCAGATTACAATGGCAACAGCGATACTCCACTGGGTTTCCATGTGGGTACTGGCATCTTACCTATTATTGGTATTGAAGGTGGTTACTGGAAACATGGTAGCTACGACTTGACTGGCGGTCATGTTGAGATGGGTTCATGGTATGGAGCACTAAAGCCAAGCATCGATATTGGTCCAATCCAACTGTGGGCTAAAGGCGGCTTTCACTACTTTGAAGGTAGCTACAAAGGTGGTCTAAGCAGTCGAAACGATGCCGACGGTACTGATATCATGTACGGTCTGGGCGCTGACTATTTCGTTACCGATCTACTTTCAATTGGTGCAAGTTGGCAACGTTTCAGTGGTGTAAAAACCATCAGTAGCGATAAAGAACTGGATAGCTTCAGCTTTAACGCAACGATTCATATCTTCTAATTGAGTGTGTCTCACTGTTAGAGTTTTGGTTAAAACGGTCGTGATAGTACGACCGTTTTTTTATACTCACCCATAGGTGACAATGTCACGAATCGAAGCGTTGCGTTTTCAGTGAACACTGTAATCAAGGCATAGAAATTAAGACATAAGAATGAAAACATAGCAATTAAGACTTTTGCACCAAATCTAGGTGGTCAGTTGCCTCGTCATTGTCCATTCGTTTCGATAATCCCGTTAATACCGTAAAGCAGGCTAGCGCGATGGCACTAAATAACAACATGCACAAGATAACCGCGTAATAACTGCCCGTTTGCCAGATAATTGAGCCAAGATAAGGCGCAATCGCTGAGCAGAGTAAATAAGGCAAAGCTAACATTCCCGAGATCACTCCCATATTGCTTTTCCCCATAAAGTGTTTGATAACCAATGGTTTCATAATACTGATCACGCCGTAGCTTCCTCCTTGGAACATCACAAAGATCACCAATAATGCAAGATTGTCTCCCGCAAAGTAGAGGGCGATAAGCGCTAAGTTGATGCCGATAAAACAACTCAAGGTAAGGTTCACCAAGTTAAGCACTTTATCTGCGAAAATTGACACAATCCGCCCAAATACCTGCATCGGTCCGATCAACGAGGCGATTAATGTTGCGCTTTGTAATGTGAGCTCTCGTTCATCCAATAGTGGCAGAAGGTGGCTAATCACCACGGTATGAGCCAAACCAAGCAGCGCGAAACTGACGGCGAGTAACAAGAATATCCGATTGTTGATGAGGGAGAGGGCGGAGGGCTTGCGCTCGCTAAACTGAGCGGTTGAATGATGTTCCCACGTTTCGACGCTTTGGTTCTTCAATTGGCGACAGGCGCAATAAAAGGGCAATACCAAACCAATCACCAATACAGCCGCTACCATCATCACATGACTAAGGGTGTAATGGGTCAGTAAATAACGGACAGTGGGAAAACACAGGGTACTCGCAAATCCGGCGACTAATGTAATCGTGGTAATGTCGGCTTTCGCCTTTTGACCACGATACTTAATGATATAAGCAAATATCGGCTCATAGAGACAACTGGACATCGCAATACCAATCCCAATCCAAATAAGATAAAACTGGGTCAGCGATAAGTCGTATTGCAAGCACCATAACAAGCAACCGCCGAGCATCACGCCCGCAGCAATCACAATCGGACCTTTACCCTTATCAATAAAATGACCGGCGATAGGCGAGCATAAGCCAGAAATCGCAATGGATAAGGTAAACGCAAGGGTAATATCGATACGATTCCATGAAGTCATCGCCTCCCACTCAAGCAGTGTGGCAGGGAAAATATAGTAGAAACATGCGTACAACAGAGTTTGTGCGATAGCGAAAATCGCGATAGGAAATGTCATCCATCAACCTAAATATAATTATAATTCCAGAATTGTGGAAATGATTGCAGTTAAAAGTGACAGGATGATGAAGGTTTAATGTCGGTTGAATAAACGTCGAGCTAGACCAATACAAGCACATAGGGGAGGGAGCTATTGATTTAAATGAGCGGCAAGCCTTGTCGTGCTTTCCGCTCACTATTTAACAGATAATCAATCGCTTAGTGTTTATTGTTGACACCAAAACGAACCATATCTTTGCCATTGTCATACACTTCTTTTGACACCCAACGTCCCAGCAACAACTGATGCTGTTCACTCAACACAGCAACAAAGGGGCGACCATCAGAGTTTGAAGTTGCCAACGCAACGCCACCAACATTCTGCAAACCTAATACACCGCTTTCAACCTGAATTAGAAACTGTTTAAGCTCGTCTAGGGTGGTTATCTCGTTGTTATCGATGTTCATTGTTATCTCTTTGTGTTGTTAACAGCACAGGCACTTAAAATCGAGCCTGTTTAGAAATCGAATATTGTAAGGAAAGTGGCAATATATGGCTAGATAAAGATGGCTGACCTAAAAAAGAAGGGAGTAGCTTAAAACCAGAAACACCATCACTCAACATCACGAGCACTTAAAATCTGGTCTGGTGGCGATGGCTTAAAAGGATGAAGGGATAAAAGAGGATAAAAGAAGGATAAAAGGACAGGCATATCAAAAAGCAATCAGCTACCACCTGTAGAGAATAAAAACCATATGATGGAGAGCTAAGTTAGCGTCTAGTGAGATAGCGGCTATTCACTCTTTAGTCATTATTTTTTACGTCACGATAGCAGTTTTCATGAGAACCAAGAGCAATCAATGAATCGCCACTGACTCACTAGACGCTAATTAGTGGCAATGCCCGTTATACACACCTTTACTCATCACATGGTCGCCATTCTGGTACAACGCCCGTATCTTCGTAGAGGGGTTTATTAAACGGATCCCTTTCCTCACTGAAATACCAGATGTTCTTCGGAAAGTAATTTCGGTACTCTGGTAGTCGCCGAGCAAACTCTCTTTGACAAGGAATCGTGAAATCTTCTTTCGCTAGGTAGGGAAACTTGGCAATACAGCACTCAACGAGACGAGTGAAGAAGTGATTTCCCATAAAGCGATCATAAGCGATACTATGAAAAGCACTGTTTTCCATTCGGTTATATTGGTTGAGTTTGTCACTGGACAGACCAATATCTCTTCTTCTTCTCATATCAATGCCAACACTTAAGTCGCGATGAACAATACGGGTGATAGCGTTTGATTGATCTAGCTCTATCAGAACGTTCTGTCCGTGAGGCTCAATGATATAGCCAAAGTGACGGAAACAATCGACCCAGTGCCGAACGATAGGTAGCATAATATTGTGCAGCACAAAATCGAGTGGGTTTTGCTCGGCGATCAATCCGTAAAGAATGGGCGGGGTATCGGGTTGGTAGAAGTCCTCCCCGAATAGTGCAAATCCCGGTATTAGTTTGCGAGCTTCTGCAACATATGGGAAAGGTCGCATATCTCGTACCACGTAGCCCCAGTTTTCACCCCTTTGGTCTAACGTTTGTTCTTGTTTATAGCTGATACCGATGACTTCGCGTAAATAGGCGAAATCGTCTCCCATTTGGTCAATGCCATTTTCTAGCTCCAAAGAGACATTGACCGCTTGCTCTATCACTTCGTCACGCATTTTGCGTGTGTATCGGGATACCTTAAAAGGGAAGTGGACTTTTACTGCATGTGGTATCTCATCATCCAAAACAAACAGCGTTCGCGTCGATGAACTTGGAACAACCGATATTGAACTATTTTGTTGTGGTAACGCTTCGCCTCGCAATGGGGAAGTATCTGCGCCTGGAGCCTCCAACACTTGCGGGTGGATACAGAAATTCACCTCCGAAGAACCAATAAATTTATTTGCTAGCGCTTGTGTTGGATTGGCGAGGTAGATGTTCACTTTGTCTTTCGGCAGAGTCAGCACCGGAAGTTCAAACTGCTCTCTATCAGAATCCGGTCGATAGCAATCAACAGCTTCTGTAAACGAAGCATGTGTGCTGTAGGTTCGAGTACCTTTATTGCGATATCTCTCAAGATAATATAAGTGGGGTATTAACATATTGGTCTTAACCTGAACCGTGGAGAAAAATTCAATCAAACACCTAGGTCACAATCTGTTGACAGGACGAAAGCGCTAATTTTCAGGGACTTGGTACAATTAATTTATAAGTTATTGACACTGAAGTCGATGATTATTTCCATTGTTCTTATGGATGGGAAAGCGTGTCCAGTTGGTGAGAAATAGTACTTCTGATCGGCTCAGTGATACCGGACTCTTGATTAAGCGTTCAGTTAATGCATGTTTTATTAAGCTGGGAGCTACTCGTTTCTTGCTATGAATTAAGATAAAACCTCGCCATCACGTTGTAGAAGGGGATCTACCAAAGCGTGTGAGGGCGTGGACACCGCAACAGGTGTGATGTGATACATGATTTTGGTGATTGTGATAAATGAGTGTAACAAGCTTTATAGGATCTCATCGTCATCCCAATCCCAGTCAAATTGGGAAAGATCTCGGGTGGCTTTGAGTAAATACCACCCGAGCAAAGCGACAATAAAAAGGATTAATACTATAGAGCGGAAAAGCATATCATACTCTTGGAGCTTGCATGTGACATAACTACTGGGCTTACCATGGTAATTGAGTGCCATCGTAGACAAAAAATGAACCTGAATGTTTAAGTCTTAGATTGTCGATGACATTAAGCATGCCTTTAACACTATTTTCTACAGTCACCTTTCCATCCTGACCTCCCATATCGGTTTGTACCCACCCTGGATGAATTGCCATGGTCTTTACATCGGCTTCGCATAGTTCACAGGCCAAAGATTTAATTATTTGGTTGAGGGCGGCTTTTGATGCGCGGTAACTGTATCGACCACCAGAGCGGTTATCATCGATGCTAGCGAGTATCGAGGTCATTCCAATGATAGTTTTA is a window encoding:
- the hrpA gene encoding ATP-dependent RNA helicase HrpA, which translates into the protein MTSSQHKDSSVSAKTNSAQSLRKALNDCMIKDRFRLSKRISGANKINNPQARSAVFDEIAADIAQSMMVAQQRENHKPKISYPELLPVSQKKQDIADAIANHQVVIVAGETGSGKTTQLPKICAELGRGKFGLIGHTQPRRLAARSVANRIAEEMESNLGDFVGYKVRFNDQISDQTQVKLMTDGILLAEIQHDRYLNQYDTIIIDEAHERSLNIDFILGYLRELLPKRPDLKVIITSATIDPERFSNHFNNAPIIEVSGRTYPVDTRYRPLSGDDDTDRDQLEGIFDAVDELCDEGLGDILIFMNGEREIRDTADALNKRNLKDTEVVPLYARLSAGEQNKIFQSHRGRRIVLATNVAETSLTVPGIKYVIDPGTARISRYSYRTKVQRLPIEPISQASANQRKGRCGRVEEGICIRLYSEEDFESRPEFTDPEILRTNLASVILQMTAIGLGDIEAFPFVEAPDKRNIQDGVRLLEELGAINDKVKDPRKRLTTMGRQLAKLPIDPRLARMVLEAPRLGCLKEVMVIASALSIQDPRERPSDKQQSSDDKHKRFFDKESDFITFVNLWDYVQGKQKELSSNQFRKQCKQDFLNYLRVREWQDVYFQIHQAMREMDGKLNQEAADYQSIHTALLVGLLSHVGVKDQEKNDYQGARNARFHIFPGSGLFKKQPKWIISAELVETSKLWGRIVAKIQPEWIEPVAKHLIKRSYSEPHWSKKRAAVMAHEKVMLYGVPIVPKRLVNYGPIDAVISRGIFVRSALVEGDWETKHAFFKQNRKLLQEVEELEHKSRRRDILVDDDELFNFYDQRVGTEVVSGRHFDTWWKKASANDSELLNFEKEMLFRGDASHVTELDYPNFWHQAGFKLKLSYQFEPGEDNDGVTVHIPLPILNQIEPQGFDWQIPGLREELIISLIKALPKSLRKNFVPAPNYAQAFLARVTPMEMPLLDALEKELRRMTGTEVLREDWNLEQIPDHLKITYRAVDHRNRKLKEHRDLYELKESLKEKVQQTLSKVADDDIEQQGLHTWSFGSLPKVYAQKRGGFDVKAYPALVDNKDSVEIKLFETEAEQELVMREGQRRLILLNVPSPIKYLHANLPNKSKLGLYFNPYGRVMDLIDDCIACGVDKLIEQQGGLVWQDDKFEALKEHVRAELGDTVVDIAQQVETILTTAFQINKKLKGRVDLAMAFALSDIKAQIEGLIFRGFATECGWQRLPDILRYLKAIERRMEKLPIDPNRDRVHLLKVESVTQNYKELLNKIPKGMKVPDNVKQIRWMIEELRVSYFAQQLGTPYPVSDKRVINAIDAC
- a CDS encoding outer membrane beta-barrel protein gives rise to the protein MKKTLLALMLAGASTTAFADAWLYGGVSAGSADYNGNSDTPLGFHVGTGILPIIGIEGGYWKHGSYDLTGGHVEMGSWYGALKPSIDIGPIQLWAKGGFHYFEGSYKGGLSSRNDADGTDIMYGLGADYFVTDLLSIGASWQRFSGVKTISSDKELDSFSFNATIHIF
- a CDS encoding MFS transporter codes for the protein MTFPIAIFAIAQTLLYACFYYIFPATLLEWEAMTSWNRIDITLAFTLSIAISGLCSPIAGHFIDKGKGPIVIAAGVMLGGCLLWCLQYDLSLTQFYLIWIGIGIAMSSCLYEPIFAYIIKYRGQKAKADITTITLVAGFASTLCFPTVRYLLTHYTLSHVMMVAAVLVIGLVLPFYCACRQLKNQSVETWEHHSTAQFSERKPSALSLINNRIFLLLAVSFALLGLAHTVVISHLLPLLDERELTLQSATLIASLIGPMQVFGRIVSIFADKVLNLVNLTLSCFIGINLALIALYFAGDNLALLVIFVMFQGGSYGVISIMKPLVIKHFMGKSNMGVISGMLALPYLLCSAIAPYLGSIIWQTGSYYAVILCMLLFSAIALACFTVLTGLSKRMDNDEATDHLDLVQKS